The window GCTTAGAAAAGCTATAGAGTCTATAAAACAAGTTTAGATATGGAGCTCTCCATGATGATGGCTAGATAATCTGAGTTGATGATGATCGGTTTCTGGACTGAAACAATATCTATGCTTTTGAAGATTGTTGAAAATTAATTACTTGTAAATTAAGTTAAACACTTATGGTGAAATGATTTTAATGAACAATTTACTGCAACCACTTAGAACATTGCCACTAGTATCATTTTCTATTCCATCATCAATAGTATCAGATGTTTTCGATGAGAGAGAAAAGGTTAGAAAAATTGGTTTTGTTGGAAGAGCCGCTGCAATATTTAGAGTTAATGAGATTATGATATATGTGGATGATTCTAGAGATAATGCTGAACACATAGACATTTTGTTGAGGTATCAGGAAATTCCACCTTATTTAAAGAAGAAAATCGTTAGAATTGATTCCAGACTAAAGTTTGCAGGACTTCTTCAACCTTTAAAATCCGTTCATCACGTTCCAGAAGCATTTGAATTGAATATTAGAGATGGCATTGTTATTTCATCAAATGAAGTGAGAAGCGTGGTAGATGTTGGGCTGAAGAAACATGTTGTTGTTTACAACACGCTGCCAATTGGTAAAAGAGTTACTGTTTTGCTTGAAAAAGAAACTAGTAGTAGCTATATTGGAAAAATTGTGGATAAGAATTCAATTAAATGGTACTGGGGGTTTGAAACAAGAATATTTAATAGCATTGAAGATCTTCTAAAGTTTCTCAAAAGCAATAACTATCTCATAGTTTGTGCATCTAAAAAGGGTAATATGATATATGATGTTGAAGATAACATTAGCAAGGATTTTAAAACATGTGAAAAAGTAAATGTGTTGTTTGGTGGACCCAAGCTTGATATTGATGAAATAGCTAGGGAATCTAATATAGATATAAACAAGTATTGCAATTACATAATCAATTTTGTACCTCGCCAAGGTGTTGAAAGCATAAGAACAGAAGAAGCAATATTCATAGTCTTAGCAATACTCAATTATTTAAAGGAAAGAATTAACACCACATAAATTTAGCGTAAAGCTTCATTGAGAAAAACTTTGTTTTAAGATAACAAAATTAAATCTATAAACCTTTTAATGTTAATAAGAAATTACTTGTACATAGTGATGATTCCGGCAGATACTGAAAACATGATGTAACTTTCATGGGCTGACTAAAAACATTGGTACTAATTAAATATTAAATGACAATTAGTTGTGGTAATTCAGCCGGTTGATCTCCTATCACCAATCAATATATGATCACCTCCCTCATCATTCATCAAAACTCTTTAACTGTCACCAATAACACAAAGAGAATAAAGCTTTATAAAGCTAAAACAAAAAAGTTTTTGTAGAAACCCGCCGTAGCTCAGCGGCAGAGCGCCCGGCTGTAGTGAGGCGGGCGGACACCGGGTGGTCGGGGGTTCAAGTCCCCCCGGCGGGACCTTCAGTTCTTATTCCAAAATCTTTTTCATTTCAATTGGATATGACATGTTATCATAAACTTTTAAATGTTAGACATAGCAAACACGTAATAATGTATGTTTTCAGAATGGTGGATGCCATGAGTAGGAAGTGGCTGTATGTATTCATCTTATTGGGTTTAACATCGCTAACTGCTGACATGGTTTATGAGGGTGGTAGATCTGTTGGCGGTTCTTATATAGAATTTCTTGGTGGTAGCGCTATTGCTTCTGCTATTGCTAGTTCAGGTGATTTGATTGGTTATGGGCTTCGCTTTGTAAGCGCCTTTCTAGCATCTGTTTTTGCATCATCAGCAATTTTCTGGGGTTTCACAATATTTGGATATGCCATTACAGCTTTGTCAATACCGCTTTTATCATATGCAAGTTCATGGCAATGGGCAACAACACTAATTCTTTTGGAGAGAGTTGGCAAAGGTATTAGATCTCCTGTAAGAGATGTTATTTTGGCTGAGGTTTCTGAGAAAATTGGTAGAGGCAAGGGTTTTGGTATTCACGAGTTAATGGATCAAATAGGAGCTGTTGGAGGACCAGTAATAGTTTCTGTTGTGCTAGCTTTCTATGGATATAGAGTTGCTTTTGCAGCATTGCTAATACCTGGAGTAGCATCAATAGCATTTATATTAACATCCTATGCTCTTTATCCAACAATAAAAGCTGTTGAGATATCGCCACCGAGAATAGGGTTTAGGGGTATGGGGAAAAGATTCTGGATATACATTGCATCTATGACGTTTCTCTCACTGGGCTATATCCATTGGATGGTGATTTCATATTATTTGAGGTACTGGAATGTGCTTACGGATGCTGAAATAGCTTTGGCCTATATGCTGGCCATGTTAACTGATGCTGCAATAGCTGTACCAATAGGAGTTATGTATGACAAACTCAAGTTTAGAAGCTTGTACATAGCACCGCCATCAGCATTAGGTGCTGCATTGATTCTATTGCTAAATGCTGCTAATCCTAATAAGATAATGGCTTATGTATCAGCAGCTTTGTGGGGAGTTACAATGGGTTGTTTCGAAACTATAATGAGAGCGTCTATAGCTGATATATTACCTCCTGAAAGAAGGGCTATGGGCTATGGAATATTTGGTCTTATCTACGGTATTTCATGGACCGTTGGAGCATTTGTTTTTGTATTTTTGCTGCAAACATCAATAACATTTGCAGCGACTTATGTTGTTTTAATGCAGTGTTTGTCCATAGCTTTGCTTACAATGATTTAATAAATTTTTAATTATTTTTAAAGAGCTAAGATTTTGCTTATACAGTATAAAGATTTTTATTTGCATACAATAATTAGGCTATAAATGATTGTGGTTGATAACATGTCTGTAGAGGTTTCGTGGCCTAAATACGCCTGGATTAATGGTAAGATAGTTGAATGGGAAAATGCCAAAGTTCATGTATTTGTCCATGGGCTTCACTACGGCACAGGTGTGTTTGAGGGTATTAGAGGATACTATGATAGTGGCTATATAAAGATTTTTAGATTGGAAGATCATATGAAGAGATTGTTTAACTCTGCTAAAATAATCCACATCAAAATACCTTATACAGTACATGATTTAGTAAATGCCACAGTAGAGCTTATTAAAGCAAACAAGTTTACAAAGGATATATACATAAGACCCATTGTTTTTAGAGGTCTTGGAAGCTTTGGCTTAAGAGCTCAAAACCCTGTTGATGTAGCCATAATAGCAGTTGAATTTGGTAAATACCTTAAGAAAACAGGTATAAGATGCACTATCTCTAGTTGGAGAAAGCCATCAGCAGACTCATTCCCTGTATATGCAAAGACAACTGGAATATACTTGCTTTACCACTTGGCATCTATTGAAGCAGCTATGAATGGATATGACGAGGCAATACTTCTAGATCACGAAGGTTTTGTTGCTGAAGGCTCTGGTGAAAACATTTTCATAGTGAAGAACAATACCTTAATAACTCCCCCAACATACGATGCTATTTTAGAGGGTATAACAAGAGATACTGTTATCAAGGTAGCTAAGGAGGATCTTGGACTAAATGTTATAGAGAGAAGAATTAGGAGGGAAGAGCTGTACACAGCTGATGAAGCATTCTTCACAGGAACAGCAGCAGAAATAACACCTATTGTAGAAGTTGATGGCAGGACTATTGGCAATGGCAGAATAGGGGAGGTAACATCGAAAATAATGGACTACTACAACAGTATTACACTTGGAAAAATAGAGAAGTACAGAAAATGGGTAACAGAGGTAAGAATTGACTAGTTCAGAACTCCGCCGTCCAATCACTTTTCAGCCCCAATAGACATCATCATTTCATTTAAGATTTATGAATCTGAAAACATTTTAATTTGTTAGGCTAAAAGGTTTTATTTTCCATGAGATACTATGAGTATAAATATGTTGAAGGCGTGGTGTTAACAAAGTGGGATGTCGATGAAATTCTAAATAATGTTAGAAATGGTGTAAAAGAGTTCACAATGGTTATGGATCTTGGTACCTCAAGAAGAAGTGTAAAGGTTTTGGATAAGTATGTTATAATTGATGATGCTGAAATTCCAATTGAAGATATTTTGTCTTTGGAAAGCGGGTTTGTGTATAAATTTTTGAATGGCAAGCTCTATAGAATTGATTTTTATGATAGTGGCAAGTACTACAAGCTTAAACCTGTTGCTTCTAAAAAGCCTCCAACTTTAGAGATAAATGGTATTCAAATGCATAGATCTGTAGATGTGGATCCGTGGGAAGATACTTTGCTTAAAGTGTCTGCACTAGGTTCTTTAAAGGGTAAAAAAGTTTTGGATGTTTGTACTGGTCTTGGATATTCAAGCATTATTGAAGTTATGAAGGGGGCTAGAAGTGTTGTTACTGTGGAGAAGGATCAAAATGTTTTATATATAGCATCTCTTAATCCATGGTCTAAAAACCTTGAGGATAAAAGAATCGAGATTATACTTCAGGATGCTGTTGAAGCTGTGAAAATGTTTTCTGATGAGGAATTTGATGCTATTTTCCATGATCCTCCAAGATTCAATATAGCTGGTGAGCTTTATAGTCTAGAGTTTTATCGTAATCTATACAGGGTTTTGAGAAAAGGCGGCGTTATCTTTCACTACACAGGTGAGCCGGGAAAGCATTCAAATATTAGCATTATAAAGGGGATTAAGAATAGATTAGAGCAAGCAGGTTTTGAATATGTTACCTGGGTTGATAAAGCAAAGGGTTTTAAGGCATTGAAAATTTCTTAACATGCCTAAGCCAAGTTTATTTAAAGCTACATTGTTACTGCTCTGAAGTAAGAGTATTGCCTTGCTTTTTCATAGCATAACTGTAGAAGCTCCGCCAGTTTATCTTCTCTAAAGTTTCTATTAACCCAGTTTACACAATTCAATCTTATATTGATATTGCCAATTCTCTCAACAACTTTGCGACCCCACTCACTTCTCACCTTATCTAAATTACTTCTATCACCAGTATCAATAAACTCTGTAAGCATAACCACGTCATTAATTGCTTCTCCAAAAATGTATGGATTTTCCGATGGAACAACAACACCTGTACCATTTGCAAAATCCCATTTCAAATCAATTACTGTTTCTGGAAGCCCCCCAACGTTTGAAACAATTGATGGTGTGCCAACAGCTTGTGCTTCTATAGAAACAATTCCAAATGGTTCATATCGAGATGGAACAACAAATGCATTTGATGCAAATATTACTGTTTTCAATATTTTCTCATCAACTGGTTGCGTGAAAAGTATTGCCCTTCCCCATTCCTCGCCAACAAGTGTTGCTAAATAGTGTTCATAGCTACTATCACCAATTGGAAGCCCAAATATAGCTACACAAACATCTTTTGATGTATGTTCCAGTGATTTTAATAGAATGTCAAAACCTTTTGTTGATGTTAATCTACCTGCAGCACTCACTAGATACTTGCATTTAGTGCCTAGATACCCAATTTTCGCTATATTTAATTTGTTTGCCCATTCATTAATTATTATTTCCCTGACAATTTTTCTGCTAGTTGTTTTGAAGAGGGCTAGACTATAGCTAGATGCTTCTTCCTCTTTCCAGTCTGTAATATTGTGTATGACAAAGGATTTTTCCTCTAGCCAAAATCCAAATCTCGATAACAACTCTCTTAAATAGCCCCAGCTATTTGTTGCCATAACATCTGCTTCAATAGATGTAAAAGCATCGATTTCGCCTTTTAGACTATCCCATAGCCTTTGTGTACAGATATGAATATGTTTATTTGGAATCCAAATTCTGTGACAAATATCTGGAACTCCACACCATTCACATGATGCGTAATGCCATGGAAATGCCTTGTATGATAGTAAATGAATTGAATAAACCAAGGGAATTGCATATCCCCTTGCTTCAAAAATTATCTTAGCAGCAACACCAGCAAGTGCTGTTGACCAGTCATTAGCGTGGATAACATCTGGTACCTCACCAGTGATTTCTATCCAATGCTGTAACCCTCTTGCAAATAAACATGCTTTTTCCTCTGAATGTGCATATATATGCCAATTATCGAGAAATCTACCAGTTTGAATATCAAGACCCTTGAACATTACGACTTTGATTCCATCTACAATTGCTTCTTCAGCTCCAATACAATATCTATACTCATTCCCATCCAATCCTCTTCTAGCCCTACATACTTTGAACCAATCAATTGGTTTAATACTATAAATCCGCCTATGCTCTTCCGAAAGATGTCTACCATGAGAAGGCATAAAAACCTTAACATTATACCCCAGCTTCTTCAAAACCTTAGCATATAAAGTAACAGCTCTTCCCAAACCACCAAGAGAGGCTAATCCACCGAATTCAAATGTTAATAGCCACACATTGTTTATTTTTGTAGGTGCAACTATCATAACTACTCCTAAAACTTTTACCACACTCCAAATTTAAAATCCTAGATTAGCTACACATATAGTGTTGTACGGAGAGTTTTATGGAAACAGCTTTTGCAGAGCTTATACTACACGAGGGAAAAGTTCCACAGTATCTTCTTCGCTACATGAGGAAATTGTCTCATGCAATACTTAACTACATACATGAGGTGTTCGGCCCTGAGGAAATTGTTAAAAGAGTTGCAGATCCTTTTTGGTTTCAAGCATTCAATAATGTGATTGGAATGGATTGGGATAGCAGTGGTGCTACAACAGTTGTTATATACATGCTGAAAAGCTTTGCTAACCCAAGTTCTTTTAAGGATCTTGGAATAGCTGTGCTTGGTGGTAAGGGAGAAGACTCAAGAAGTGTTGTTAATGAGGTGAGGGAAATTGGAGATAGAATAGATGCTAACTATATCGAAGCTGTTAGTAGATTAGGTGCAAAAATTGATGGTGTTGCGCTTCAGGATGGCTACAGCTTATACATACATAGCATTGTGGTGAGTGAGAAGGGTCTTTGGACCATAGTTCAACAAGGAATGAATGTTAGCACAAAGCTTGCTAGAAGATACCATATTCACGGCAATTCCATGATAAGAATTAGTGGCGATCCACATAGTGGCATAGCCTGTAATTCTATTGGTGTTGCCATTAATCTTATTGATAGCGAGGCTGAGAAAAGCAGAAAAACAATCTTGGATATAGTGTTATCAACACCGTATAGCAGCATCTTAAGGGACATAGCATTGATTAATAGAATGATCAGAGGGGATAAAGGCCTTGAGCAGTGGATTGCCCAAAGAAGCCCATTTTTACAACAAAACATACAAAGCAATGACAATGTGCATAGAATAGGGCATTTATTTTATAGACCAGTAACAAATATTGCAAGAATAGAGAATGTGCTAAAGAAGCTAACAGAAATCAAGCCACAAACATTTGAAGAGCTTCTTCTATTCAAGGG of the Ignisphaera cupida genome contains:
- a CDS encoding RNA methyltransferase → MNNLLQPLRTLPLVSFSIPSSIVSDVFDEREKVRKIGFVGRAAAIFRVNEIMIYVDDSRDNAEHIDILLRYQEIPPYLKKKIVRIDSRLKFAGLLQPLKSVHHVPEAFELNIRDGIVISSNEVRSVVDVGLKKHVVVYNTLPIGKRVTVLLEKETSSSYIGKIVDKNSIKWYWGFETRIFNSIEDLLKFLKSNNYLIVCASKKGNMIYDVEDNISKDFKTCEKVNVLFGGPKLDIDEIARESNIDINKYCNYIINFVPRQGVESIRTEEAIFIVLAILNYLKERINTT
- a CDS encoding class I SAM-dependent methyltransferase, encoding MRYYEYKYVEGVVLTKWDVDEILNNVRNGVKEFTMVMDLGTSRRSVKVLDKYVIIDDAEIPIEDILSLESGFVYKFLNGKLYRIDFYDSGKYYKLKPVASKKPPTLEINGIQMHRSVDVDPWEDTLLKVSALGSLKGKKVLDVCTGLGYSSIIEVMKGARSVVTVEKDQNVLYIASLNPWSKNLEDKRIEIILQDAVEAVKMFSDEEFDAIFHDPPRFNIAGELYSLEFYRNLYRVLRKGGVIFHYTGEPGKHSNISIIKGIKNRLEQAGFEYVTWVDKAKGFKALKIS
- a CDS encoding glycogen/starch synthase, which gives rise to MIVAPTKINNVWLLTFEFGGLASLGGLGRAVTLYAKVLKKLGYNVKVFMPSHGRHLSEEHRRIYSIKPIDWFKVCRARRGLDGNEYRYCIGAEEAIVDGIKVVMFKGLDIQTGRFLDNWHIYAHSEEKACLFARGLQHWIEITGEVPDVIHANDWSTALAGVAAKIIFEARGYAIPLVYSIHLLSYKAFPWHYASCEWCGVPDICHRIWIPNKHIHICTQRLWDSLKGEIDAFTSIEADVMATNSWGYLRELLSRFGFWLEEKSFVIHNITDWKEEEASSYSLALFKTTSRKIVREIIINEWANKLNIAKIGYLGTKCKYLVSAAGRLTSTKGFDILLKSLEHTSKDVCVAIFGLPIGDSSYEHYLATLVGEEWGRAILFTQPVDEKILKTVIFASNAFVVPSRYEPFGIVSIEAQAVGTPSIVSNVGGLPETVIDLKWDFANGTGVVVPSENPYIFGEAINDVVMLTEFIDTGDRSNLDKVRSEWGRKVVERIGNINIRLNCVNWVNRNFREDKLAELLQLCYEKARQYSYFRAVTM
- a CDS encoding DUF763 domain-containing protein is translated as METAFAELILHEGKVPQYLLRYMRKLSHAILNYIHEVFGPEEIVKRVADPFWFQAFNNVIGMDWDSSGATTVVIYMLKSFANPSSFKDLGIAVLGGKGEDSRSVVNEVREIGDRIDANYIEAVSRLGAKIDGVALQDGYSLYIHSIVVSEKGLWTIVQQGMNVSTKLARRYHIHGNSMIRISGDPHSGIACNSIGVAINLIDSEAEKSRKTILDIVLSTPYSSILRDIALINRMIRGDKGLEQWIAQRSPFLQQNIQSNDNVHRIGHLFYRPVTNIARIENVLKKLTEIKPQTFEELLLFKGLGPETLRALALVADVIYHSKPSFKDPVTHPLDPFIYSYAHGGKDGIPYPIKIELMKQTINFLEEAIQESKIDNNTKKKALERLYKLFKDIVNQ
- a CDS encoding branched-chain amino acid transaminase, translated to MSVEVSWPKYAWINGKIVEWENAKVHVFVHGLHYGTGVFEGIRGYYDSGYIKIFRLEDHMKRLFNSAKIIHIKIPYTVHDLVNATVELIKANKFTKDIYIRPIVFRGLGSFGLRAQNPVDVAIIAVEFGKYLKKTGIRCTISSWRKPSADSFPVYAKTTGIYLLYHLASIEAAMNGYDEAILLDHEGFVAEGSGENIFIVKNNTLITPPTYDAILEGITRDTVIKVAKEDLGLNVIERRIRREELYTADEAFFTGTAAEITPIVEVDGRTIGNGRIGEVTSKIMDYYNSITLGKIEKYRKWVTEVRID
- a CDS encoding MFS transporter — translated: MSRKWLYVFILLGLTSLTADMVYEGGRSVGGSYIEFLGGSAIASAIASSGDLIGYGLRFVSAFLASVFASSAIFWGFTIFGYAITALSIPLLSYASSWQWATTLILLERVGKGIRSPVRDVILAEVSEKIGRGKGFGIHELMDQIGAVGGPVIVSVVLAFYGYRVAFAALLIPGVASIAFILTSYALYPTIKAVEISPPRIGFRGMGKRFWIYIASMTFLSLGYIHWMVISYYLRYWNVLTDAEIALAYMLAMLTDAAIAVPIGVMYDKLKFRSLYIAPPSALGAALILLLNAANPNKIMAYVSAALWGVTMGCFETIMRASIADILPPERRAMGYGIFGLIYGISWTVGAFVFVFLLQTSITFAATYVVLMQCLSIALLTMI